Part of the Cryptococcus neoformans var. neoformans JEC21 chromosome 11 sequence genome, AGGACAACCCTCAAGCTATAGTCTCTTCCACCCATTCGAATAGCACTACACCGTGGTACGACGTCTCTATCCACCCCACCGAACCTGCTTCACCAGCACTTTCAGCTATCAGTTCCTCTGCCGTGATTGGTgctcccctttcttctcatccttctctttatccttcttcGGGAGGACCTTTCTTGTCGGTGGAAAGCGAAAAGAATTCTGGGGAAAGGCTTTCATCCAACTTTGAGCCGATCTCGAAGACTGATAACCCAAGACAGTCGGCGTTGATGGTCGACCTAGGCATTGGTCGTCCTTACGATGAAGCTTTGGCCCAGGCTTCAAATGTAACCGCTATCACCGCCGCCCCGACCGCTACCAATACCACTACagggatgaggatgacatccattccttctctGTTGCCGCTCAATCAGCTCAAACAGCCGCTCAACGAGAATTCCTCCGCATTTCCGCCGGTGATATCACCTTCCATGTCTGAATCTTCTGGGGCGGAGATACTTCTCACCCCGATGGACCATCAATTCCACGGCCATACAGCTCACACCATGGCTAAGACTTCCAGCACAGGTGACGGCAGTAGTGGTGGTGCTCCTGAAGCCCTTTTAACAATGGAGGAAAGCTTGATGTATAGGGCCCTTTTTGCTCGGGCGTTTCAGCGAGGGTTCCTTACAGCCGATGATCTAAAAGGTGAAAAGACGTTTGTAGAGGCCTTGAACCCTGGAGGTCACTTGCCAAACGTGGATCATGGCGTTGCGAAGGAAATAGTTGCTTTGAGGCGGGAGAACGCAAGACTCAAAGTGAGTATTTCGTCTTCTTATTTCAAAGTGTGACACAACGCGAGGGAATAAAGGCTGATGACGAGTGTCTCTGGAAGACGCAATTGGCGGTTTCAGAGGATATCGTCGAAAGCCAAAGAGCAGAGCTTTCTGCTTTCCTACACTCGCCAAAATCCTCGTACTCCCAAGACCCATGCTCTCCCAGCCCTTCCCCAATAAACTCTCCATCGCGCAAGCAAGGCCTAAAAATCACCATTGAATCGCCCAACGTCAATTCACGTCTACTGCGCTACATAAACAGCAGCCTTTCAAGTCCGCCTACATCTCGAGGTGCGAAATACAACCACAGAAGATCAGCAGGCGTAGATTACCTAATTAATGAAGTGTGTCAGTTGCGAACTGAGCTTGAGATTACGAGAGACCGACAGGGACAGTGGCAGCATCGTGCAGAAATGGCAGAAACCCATCGAGAACGGGCTGAAGAGAGCGTGGCGGCTATGCAGGCCATGTTCGGAAGGGTAATGGAGGACCTGGACGAGGCTCGTCGTCGCTCACAAATgacaagggaagagaacgaTAGGGCGAGGTcggaaatggaggaaaaGCGGATCAAGGGGGAGGTGGCAAAGCTTGaattgaggagaagggacgACAAGGAGCtattggagaaggaaaagatgaaggtcaAGGTAAAAATtatggaaaagaagattgaaggGTACAATGAAGCGGTGAGGATGTTCAAGAACTGTCTCGTAGGTCTTTCAAAAGTTGTATCCGGTTGAATTAGTAAAAATTCTCATCCTGAAAGCTCTAGGTTGAAGTCGCTCAACTACGCGAACAACGTTCCGGTATCGAACAAGAACTCTTCCACCTTCGCACGGATTAtgatcatctttctttttcgACCACTGCCTCAATCAAATCACCGCCCTCACATTCAGCGGCTTTACTTCCTGAAACAAAAAGACACCCTCActctcaacaacaacgcATTGCGACACCTTCTTCGACCAACATTTCAACTAATGACCAGGACGGAAAGCAGGAAGGATCCCTTACTCCGGTAGGCCCGACCACTTCCAAGCGCTCGCAAAGTTTCCAACCGACCTCTGAAGGATCAAAGACTTCTCCTGGATTGAGCCGACCGTCATTCTGGAAATTCGCTTCGGCGCCTCGAACACAGGAGACCATTTAGTACGAAGGACCTGGCCCCACCCACGTCCCACTCAAACAAGTCATTTTTTTGGACAATTATAATAACGCTCATTATTCATGTGTTTTCGAAGAATTAGATAATCAAAGTGAAAAGGTGACTTTAAGCATGGCAGTTGCGTTACCACGCGTTCATCTACCGTATGCAATCCACATTTTTCTATATACTTTAGATAAtagggaagaagcagtCCTGAATGTGAATCTTATGCTCATACCATATCGCTTCCTCTGGCCGGGTTCGATGCACGGTCATTAAGAAGTACACGCCATTTCCCTACCGtcatactcttcttcattgccATACTATACAGCATCCAAAAAGAGGCCACAAAGCATATCACTGGAGACATTTACTAACCACATTCGTCCCTTCAACCTTGCAGATCCACGTCCATCTCTGTCCTTCTAATCCACGTCCATCtcaactcttctttcctatCATTTACTTTGCCTATCCCCGTTGAGCATCGCCAACAACCCTGCAGCTCCCATAGGCGGGCGGGGTATAGGGTGGTACACATTCGCCGCCTGCCCCTGCGTCTGAACCCCCGCGAATGATGACTTTGTAGGCAACGTCCTCTGCCCATTCTGCCCACTCTGCCCAATTTGTCCAACGCGATTATACTGACCCACCTGACCCAACTGGGGAGGTAACCCTTGATTATGTATAGGCGGCATGGGGAGCGGATGTTGATGCTGATGCTGCTGTTGCCCATTCACATTCACATTCACCTGATGAGGCAACATTCCTTGACCCTGGGGCACGGGCGGACTGTTGTAATAGCCTACCGCTGGTCCTGGTCCTGGTCCTGGCATGTTTACCGATATGGGCTGGGAACCAATCTGCGTGTGTGGCGGTGAGCCCCCCGGGAACGTCTGATAGTAcccttgtccttgttgtccttgtccttggCCCGGAACTTGAGCTAATCCCTGTGCATGAGGGGCGCCTAGGTTGATGTACATCCCCTGCATATTCTGCGGAGAAGTAAGGTGGGGGTGAGGAACATGGGCAGCGGGACGGTAAGATTGGCTCATCGGCATTGGCATAGGCATCGACATGGGCGGTGGGGCGATGATAGGTGGTCGGGCTTGGGTCGCATTGGTATTCATGTTCATGTTCATATTTGCATGCCCGTGTCCCGGATGGGGTGGAAGGGACGGATGAGCCGGAGGAGCCGGAGGGGCTGGGTGGGACAAGAGCGGCTCATGAGATGGGTAAGATGACTGAGATGGATAGGGTGCGTAAGGATGACGTGCGAGGTTAGGTGGCAGAGACTGTGGTGGGATGGTGCTTTGCGTTTGCATTGACCCCAGTGGAGGTGAGACTAATTGTTTACCTTGTTCACCATCAGTCCTCGCCGTTGCCATCGTCGCCGCTGTTGGCGCCGAACCTATTTCTGTTGCCGGACTGCCTCCTATCCCTGCAATTGTCATATCCAACAGcgcccttgcccttgctTGCCTCTCTGTCTCTCCGCTCTCGCTTTCTAACCTGTTAGCGGACGGTGTGCTCGATTGAGAGGTGGTAATGACGACACCAGCGTCAGAGTCTCTGATTCCAGCCATATTGCCAGTCCCAGATAAAGCAGCGACGTTTCTtcgaagagaagaagggggtgCTTGAGGGGAAATTACGGAAAGAAGTCTGTCGTGATGGGGTTGGGGTTGGGCCTGAGTTTGAGTTTGGGTTGATGGTTGCGTTTTTGCAGCAGGACGCGCTTCGCTAGGTTTCTGATTTAGCATCGCCAACAAATTGGTTTGCTTCAAAGTCTTTCCCTGAGGCTGGGGCTGAGGCTGGGGCTGAGGAGCCTCCTTCTGCGGAGTCGCCCCTCCTACCCCACCCAACAATCTCGCGAGcgcatcatcctccttcttcctcatctcttcctctgtctGTTGCCTCTGGCGCAAACGCAatgcatcttcttcctcttgcaaAACGTTAAGTCCGCCAAACAATCTCTCCAAACCGGCGTTGTTATCGCTACCCAATACCGCCGCTCGAGAAGGTGCCAtaatttcttcttcttgcttaTGTATGAACTTTGTGAAAAGCTGGTCCAACGCTGAGGATCCACGGGAAGGAAAAtgtgaaggagaaggggcGTGAGGGACCGGCGAGTTGGATGGAGAGCCGGTAAAGGTGTCAAATTGGAAAGGCTGGATGTCCCGGTGGAAAACGGAGGAGTTTTTACCTGTAGGCTTCGATTGACGTGCTTTGGGATAAGGGTCCATTCCGTGCTCTTTCATCCATGATTTGAGAGGACTACAGTGCGTCAGCAGAGCCTTATATCCCGGGGTCATTGACAAGGCTCACTTGACAAAGGGGGTTACATTGTAAAATCTTTTGGCTTTTGCTGTCTTTCTGGGACCTCTCTTATTTCCAGACCACGTAGGGAGGTCTTGAAGGGCGACCCACTCAATCGCCTAAATTGCTTGTCAGCATACCCGCAGTCCGGTTTGTGACAAGAACGAACTCCAATCTCGTGTCTCGTCTGCGTTTCAAACTCTGTAGCCTCATCGATGCCTGGGACAATGAACATGGTAACCTCTTGAGCGTTGATATATGTTTTGATCTTGTCATCAGGGTTGACCATCCCCGTCAAATCAAAACCcgtttcctcttccacctaGCAAATCCTTGTCAGCACTTCCGCAGCGCGTTACATTGCAACACCCAACCACCCTACTCACCTCTCGGACAGCGCAAGCTTCCTCACTCTCAGCCAGATTGATCTTGCCCCTAGGGAAACTCCATCCCGCATTTGACTTCCACCCTCTCACTAGCAACACCTTGTCACCCTCTTTATTCAAAAGTATACCTCCGCAACAAGGGACCATCCGCTTGTACGACTTGTATTCGTCCCAAACACTCTCATAATCCACAGCACTCCCAGATACGAGTCGGCTATACAGCGGTGATGACTCGATGATTAACCGGGTGAATTGCCgttgggaaagagaggggagagaggggTTCAGTGGACGAAGATAATCTTCATAGAACCAATGGCTGCGTGGTTGTTTTCAGCGCGCAACCCATCACTGCATCCAGCGACAGAACCgcagggaaagggaaaagcGAAAACTCACGCCTGTTCAGCTTGCCAGTACACTCTCAACAagttcatctcctcttttgGAAGATTTATTAAGAACCTGGCGTTAAGATCTTCAAGGATCTCGTCAAAGCTCATATCTCTAAACATGTTgtcctcatcgtcgccGGTGGTTATATCATCTTGATCCGGACCGACTACGGGGAATGAGTTGGATTCaagaggtgaagaggacgatgaagggGAATAGTACCCCGGATGTAGGTGTGGGTGTACTGGTAACGGCATCGCATGGACGATGTTGGATGCTGTAGATGatggatggtgaagaagcagaTAGATGTATAAATAAATGGACGGATGGATGTTTACTGCGTGCAACGAACGACGAACAGCGGCGAcgttgttgatgatgacgacggcGAAAGTGATGATGTACCAGTAAATGCTTTTTCATGCTCTCCTTTTACTCATTCGCAAAGTGCCGAGCATGCATACACCTGCCATGTCCTCCACGAGGCCTTGGTaccatcctccatcatAAAGCGTGTCGTCAACATGCACATGAGGTGTGGACTT contains:
- a CDS encoding deadenylation-dependent decapping-related protein, putative; translated protein: MPLPVHPHLHPGYYSPSSSSSPLESNSFPVVGPDQDDITTGDDEDNMFRDMSFDEILEDLNARFLINLPKEEMNLLRVYWQAEQAHWFYEDYLRPLNPSLPSLSQRQFTRLIIESSPLYSRLVSGSAVDYESVWDEYKSYKRMVPCCGGILLNKEGDKVLLVRGWKSNAGWSFPRGKINLAESEEACAVREVEEETGFDLTGMVNPDDKIKTYINAQEVTMFIVPGIDEATEFETQTRHEIGAIEWVALQDLPTWSGNKRGPRKTAKAKRFYNVTPFVNPLKSWMKEHGMDPYPKARQSKPTGKNSSVFHRDIQPFQFDTFTGSPSNSPVPHAPSPSHFPSRGSSALDQLFTKFIHKQEEEIMAPSRAAVLGSDNNAGLERLFGGLNVLQEEEDALRLRQRQQTEEEMRKKEDDALARLLGGVGGATPQKEAPQPQPQPQPQGKTLKQTNLLAMLNQKPSEARPAAKTQPSTQTQTQAQPQPHHDRLLSVISPQAPPSSLRRNVAALSGTGNMAGIRDSDAGVVITTSQSSTPSANRLESESGETERQARARALLDMTIAGIGGSPATEIGSAPTAATMATARTDGEQGKQLVSPPLGSMQTQSTIPPQSLPPNLARHPYAPYPSQSSYPSHEPLLSHPAPPAPPAHPSLPPHPGHGHANMNMNMNTNATQARPPIIAPPPMSMPMPMPMSQSYRPAAHVPHPHLTSPQNMQGMYINLGAPHAQGLAQVPGQGQGQQGQGYYQTFPGGSPPHTQIGSQPISVNMPGPGPGPAVGYYNSPPVPQGQGMLPHQVNVNVNGQQQHQHQHPLPMPPIHNQGLPPQLGQVGQYNRVGQIGQSGQNGQRTLPTKSSFAGVQTQGQAANVYHPIPRPPMGAAGLLAMLNGDRQSK